In Mercurialis annua linkage group LG5, ddMerAnnu1.2, whole genome shotgun sequence, a single genomic region encodes these proteins:
- the LOC126680933 gene encoding probable inactive ATP-dependent zinc metalloprotease FTSHI 2, chloroplastic yields the protein MASHFSFSSPLHLKTQIQNPHKSLPKHRTFSSISCQNQTPIPQNNEEDEPTKKRNKITHLNFLSLPITLTIISTSLSPKPALAAPATAKTTHKKKKTPQETLTPEQLKQWSKDLPIVSTRLPYTELLNLKRSNEVKHVIKAPKACLRQQAEPVLVVLSDDQVFRTVLPSVVSNKKFWDEWDELKIDALCMNAYAPPVKKPELPRPYLGFLWRVPEFMLSKFKRKKESKRARVMRSAREEFRRQREEELARMREEREMIEKVMKMQKKEEQRRIKKEARKKKHEESLRDARINYTRMGNMWADLAQDSNVATLLGLVFFVIFYQTVVLSYRKQKKDYEDRLKIEKADAEERKKMGELEREMMGIEEEEEDESEEGKGEKNAYLKMAMQFMKSGARVRRASNRRLPQYLERGVDVKFTDVAGLGKIRLELEEIVKFFTHGEMYRRRGVKIPGGILLCGPPGVGKTLLAKAVAGEAGVNFFSISASQFVEIYVGVGASRVRSLYQEARENAPSVVFIDELDAVGRERGLIKGSGGQERDATLNQLLVCLDGFEGRGEVITIASTNRPDILDPALVRPGRFDRKIYIPKPGLIGRMEILKVHARKKPMADDIDYMAVASMTDGMVGAELANIIEVAAINMMRETRPEITTDDLLQAAQIEERGMLDRKERSPDTWKQVAINEAAMAVVAVNFPDLKNIEFVTISPRAGRELGYVRMKMDHIKFKEGMLSRQSLLDHITVQLAPRAADELWYGEGQLSTIWAETADNARSAARTYVLGGLSEKHYGQFNFWVADRINEIDIEALRILNMCYEHSKEILQRNRKLMDALVDELVQKKSLTKQEFFHLVELHGSINPMPPSVLDLRIAKRAEFQEMMMNQKETIVSNL from the exons ATGGCCTCCCATTTTTCCTTCAGCTCACCACTCCATCTCAAAACCCAAATTCAAAACCCCCATAAATCCCTCCCAAAGCACCGAACTTTCTCATCCATTTCATGCCAAAACCAAACCCCAATTCCTCAAAacaatgaagaagatgaacccACCAAAAAAAGGAACAAAATCACCCACTTAAATTTTCTATCTTTACCCATTACTCTCACTATAATCTCCACTTCTTTATCACCAAAACCAGCTCTTGCCGCCCCTGCAACAGCAAAAACAACtcataaaaagaagaaaacgcCCCAAGAAACTCTAACCCCTGAGCAGCTTAAACAATGGAGCAAAGACCTCCCAATTGTATCCACTAGATTGCCTTACACTGAGTTGTTGAATCTTAAACGAAGTAATGAGGTTAAGCATGTAATTAAGGCTCCTAAGGCTTGTTTGAGACAACAAGCTGAGCCAGTTTTGGTTGTGTTGAGTGATGATCAGGTTTTTAGAACTGTTTTGCCTTCTGTTGTTAGTAATAAGAAGTTTTGGGATGAGTGGGATGAGTTAAAGATTGATGCTTTGTGTATGAATGCTTATGCTCCTCCGGTTAAGAAGCCGGAGTTGCCGAGGCCGTATTTGGGGTTTTTGTGGAGAGTTCCGGAGTTTATGTTGTCGAAGTTTAAGCGTAAGAAGGAGTCGAAGAGAGCTAGGGTGATGAGGAGTGCACGGGAGGAGTTTAGGAGGCAACGGGAGGAGGAGTTGGCGAGGATGAGGGAGGAACGGGAGATGATTGAGAAGGTGATGAAAATGCAGAAGAAAGAGGAGCAGAGGAGGATAAAGAAGGAAGCTAGGAAGAAGAAGCATGAGGAGTCTCTGCGTGATGCGCGGATAAATTACACGCGGATGGGGAATATGTGGGCTGATTTAGCGCAGGATTCGAACGTTGCAACGTTGTTGGGCTTGGTGTTTTTTGTGATATTTTATCAGACGGTGGTGCTTAGTTATCGGAAGCAGAAGAAGGACTACGAAGATAGGCTGAAGATTGAGAAGGCGGATGCTGAGGAGAGGAAGAAAATGGGGGAGTTGGAGAGGGAGATGATGGGAATtgaggaagaagaggaagatGAGAGCGAGGAAGGGAAGGGTGAGAAGAATGCTTATTTGAAGATGGCTATGCAGTTCATGAAGTCAGGGGCTCGTGTAAGGCGTGCTAGTAATAGGAGATTGCCTCAATACTTGGAGAGGGGTGTGGATGTGAAGTTTACAGATGTTGCAGGACTTGGGAAGATAAGGCTTGAACTTGAGGAGATTGTGAAGTTCTTCACACATGGGGAGATGTACCGGAGAAGAGGAGTGAAGATACCAG GTGGCATACTTCTTTGCGGGCCTCCTGGAGTGGGTAAAACCTTACTGGCCAAAGCTGTGGCTGGTGAGGCCGGTGTGAACTTCTTTTCTATCTCAGCATCTCAGTTTGTGGAAATATATGTTGGAGTTGGTGCTTCTCGCGTGCGCTCACTGTACCAAGAAGCAAGGGAGAAT GCCCCATCTGTTGTCTTTATTGATGAGCTGGATGCTGTTGGAAGGGAGCGAGGCTTGATTAAAGGCTCTGGTGGACAAGAACGTGATGCAACTCTAAATCAG CTTCTTGTATGTTTGGATGGGTTTGAAGGAAGAGGGGAGGTGATCACTATTGCTTCCACCAATCGACCAGACATTCTAGATCCTGCACTTGTCAGACCTGGGCGCTTTGATAGAAAAAtttatatacccaaacctggcCTTATAGGCCGCATGGAAATTCTGAAG GTTCATGCTCGTAAAAAACCTATGGCCGATGATATAGACTACATGGCTGTTGCTAGTATGACAGATGGGATGGTTGGTGCTGAGCTGGCAAACATAATTGAGGTTGCTGCAATCAATATGATGCGTGAAACGAGGCCTGAG ATTACAACCGACGACTTATTACAAGCTGCACAAATAGAAGAAAGAGGAATGCTAGATAGGAAGGAAAGAAGCCCCGACACATGGAAGCAAGTAGCTATCAATGAAGCAGCCATGGCTGTTGTCGCTGTGAACTTTCCAGATCTCAAGAATATTGAGTTT GTCACAATTTCTCCTAGAGCTGGCAGGGAACTTGGTTATGTTCGGATGAAAATGGATCATATAAAGTTTAAGGAAGGAATGCTTAG TCGGCAATCTCTCCTGGATCACATTACTGTTCAACTCGCACCACGTGCAGCTGACGAGCTCTGGTATGGAGAGGGTCAG TTGAGTACGATTTGGGCAGAAACAGCAGATAATGCAAGATCAGCAGCACGAACCTATGTCCTCGGTGGCCTTTCTGAGAAACATTATGGTCAGTTTAACTTCTGGGTTGCAGATCGGATTAAT GAAATTGATATAGAGGCGCTGCGGATTCTAAATATGTGTTATGAGCATTCAAAAGAG ATTCTGCAGCGGAACCGTAAGCTGATGGATGCCCTTGTTGATGAACTTGTTCAGAAGAAAAGCTTAACAAAACAAGAATTTTTTCATCTAGTTGAATTGCATGGTTCTATCAATCCTATGCCGCCAAGTGTACTCGATCTTCGGATAGCCAAGCGTGCCGAGTTTCAAGAAATGATGATGAATCAGAAGGAAACAATTGTGAGCAATTTATAA
- the LOC126679974 gene encoding CASP-like protein 3A1 produces MKMNHKMQPPTEVAVAVQLPESKVAATENVSGTISGPLVGSGGGAVRRFGRKDDVMHVLLRLLCIVTSVIAVCFMVTAHQSSTVSIYGFTLPVHSKWSFSHSFEYLVGVSAAVAAHSLLQFLISFSRLLTKSPIIPSRSHAWLLFAGDQVFAYAMISAGAAASGVTNLNRTGIQHTPLPNFCKPLHYFCNHVAVSIAFSFLSCFLLAALAVQEVIWLSKSKY; encoded by the exons ATGAAGATGAATCACAAAATGCAACCACCAACGGAGGTGGCGGTGGCGGTGCAGCTCCCAGAGTCAAAGGTGGCAGCTACAGAGAACGTCAGTGGAACAATCAGTGGCCCACTAGTGGGGTCTGGCGGTGGCGCTGTAAGACGTTTTGGCCGGAAAGATGACGTCATGCATGTATTACTTAGGTTATTATGTATAGTAACCTCTGTAATAGCTGTGTGTTTCATGGTCACAGCTCATCAGTCTAGCACTGTTTCCATCTATGGCTTTACTCTTCCTGTTCATTCCAAGTGGTCATTCTCTCACTCTTTTGA ATATTTAGTTGGAGTATCAGCAGCTGTTGCTGCACATTCTTTGCTGCAATTTCTCATTAGTTTCTCAAGATTGCTTACAAAATCTCCAATCATTCCTTCAAGAAGTCATGCTTGGCTTCTTTTTGCAGGCGATCAG GTATTTGCATACGCTATGATTAGCGCTGGGGCTGCAGCTTCAGGAGTCACTAACTTGAATCGCACAGGAATCCAACATACACCGTTACCGAATTTCTGCAAGCCGTTACATTACTTCTGTAACCATGTTGCTGTTTCGATAGCTTTCAGTTTCTTAAGCTGTTTCTTGCTGGCTGCATTAGCTGTTCAGGAGGTTATCTGGCTCTCCAAGTCTAAGTATTGA
- the LOC126680934 gene encoding early nodulin-like protein 21: MKITGLFFISFLVFFVSINGLANAGKLFKVGDEFGWQEPGGNTNTTNAVYTKWAENNRFRVGDSLLFVYKNDSVVQVEKFGYFHCSSTKPIVAFNNGRSIFNFDKSGPFYFISGAPNHCKRGQRLIAEVMGEHHPRSPPSIANPPDQSNNYNAPSPQPSSGTLISARIGSVSVFVAATILVNLVWSF; this comes from the exons ATGAAGATTACGGGTCTGTTTTTCATCAGTTTTCTAGTGTTTTTTGTTTCCATTAATGGCTTGGCTAATGCTGGTAAACTTTTCAAAGTTGGCGATGAATTTGGGTGGCAGGAACCTGGTGGTAACACTAACACCACCAATGCTGTTTATACCAAATGGGCTGAAAATAATCGGTTCCGAGTCGGAGATTCTCTCT TATTTGTGTACAAGAATGACTCAGTAGTACAAGTggagaaatttggatatttcCATTGTAGCAGCACCAAGCCAATTGTTGCATTCAACAATGGAAGAAGCATTTTCAACTTTGACAAATCGGGTCCATTTTACTTCATAAGCGGAGCTCCGAATCACTGCAAAAGAGGCCAGCGTTTGATTGCTGAAGTAATGGGCGAGCATCATCCAAGATCTCCACCGTCCATTGCGAATCCACCTGATCAGTCTAATAATTACAATGCACCGTCGCCACAGCCAAGTTCAGGAACTCTGATCTCTGCCAGGATTGGTTCTGTTTCAGTATTTGTTGCTGCTACAATATTAGTTAATTTAGTATggtcattttaa
- the LOC126680670 gene encoding F-box protein At5g07610-like, which produces MVTNGKKKARRSLLHCVGDDLLCEILMRIPYKSAFVCKTICKRWLLLISDPYFIARSVAFHHLRQEQQCDDDQPALSLEFLPLYRRKKGPIIVVGSCNGLLLCIYGFNLHRASSLASSSSRFASFVCNPFTRQWAAIPGPPRVPSCMGFICDPYFEMNEQMCINSSCKFKVVAVPRFNTQTGDTTEFHVDVFSSETGKWAKVIASSAENMVRLVN; this is translated from the exons ATGGTTACTAATGGCAAAAAGAAGGCCAGAAGAAGCTTATTACACTGTGTTGGTGATGATCTGCTGTGTGAAATTCTTATGCGAATTCCTTATAAATCTGCTTTCGTATGCAAGACAATTTGCAAACGTTGGTTACTTCTGATATCCGATCCATATTTTATAGCTCGCTCCGTCGCCTTCCACCATCTCCGTCAAGAACAGCAGTGTGATGATGATCAGCCTGCATTGTCCCTCGAGTTCTTGCCTCTTTATAGAAGAAAAAAGGGTCCAATTATTGTTGTGGGTTCTTGCAATGGATTATTGTTGTGCATATATGGTTTTAATTTACACCGTGCATCCAGTTTGGCTTCCTCATCCTCCCGTTTTGCAAGTTTCGTTTGCAACCCTTTTACAAGGCAATGGGCTGCAATTCCCGGCCCTCCTCGTGTGCCTTCGTGTATGGGTTTCATATGTGATCCTTACTTCGAAATGAACGAACAGATGTGCATCAACTCCAGTTGTAAATTCAAGGTGGTGGCTGTTCCGCGGTTCAACACTCAAACAG GTGATACGACTGAGTTTCACGTGGATGTGTTCTCATCGGAGACTGGAAAATGGGCGAAAGTGATTGCCTCGTCAGCTGAAAATATGGTAAGACTCGTCAACTGA